Proteins from a genomic interval of Kribbella aluminosa:
- the dnaE gene encoding DNA polymerase III subunit alpha → MASADSFVHLHNHTEYSMLDGAARIDELFKAAAEKGMPALATTDHGFVFGAYEFWRTAQKYDVKPIIGCEAYLTPGTHRTERRRVKWGDASNNSSEDVSGGGSYTHMTLLAKNTGGMHNLFKMASLASLEGYYFKPRMDRELLQTYGKGLIATTGCVGGEVQTRLRLGQYKEAVEAAAEFRDIFGAENFYCEVMDHGIDIERRTQNDLLRLAKDLNLPLVATNDLHYTHKEHAPAHAALLCVQSASTLSDPNRFKFDGDEFYLKSPEQMRELFRDHPEACDNTLLIAEQCDVSFTEGEGRFMPRFPCPEGENEESWFVNRVEVGLHERYPGGITDEIRKRADYEIEIVVSKGYAGYFLVVADFINWAKKQGIRVGPGRGSGAGSICAYAMRITDLEPLRHGLIFERFLNPERMSMPDFDIDFDDRRRPEVIRYVSDKYGDDRVAMIVTYGTIKAKQAIKDAGRVLDYPFAMGDRITKAMPPTVMGKDVPLSGIFDPQHKRYSEAGEFRQLYEADQDVRKIVDTARGLENLKRQWGVHAAGVIMSSEPLIDLIPIMRREQDGQIITQFDYPSCETLGLVKMDFLGLRNLTIMDDAVKNIEAAHGITIDLDALSHSLDDGPTFDLLGRGDTLGVFQFDGGPMRALLRLMKPDNFEDISAVGALYRPGPMGANSHTNYALRKNGQQEISYLHPELEEALKPILGPTYGLIVYQEQVLKIAQELAGYSLGKADLLRKAMGKKKKEVLDAEYVGFEGGMKDNGFSAASIKALWDVLVPFSDYAFNKAHSAAYGLVSYWTAYLKANYPAEYMAAVLTSVKDDKDKMAIYLNECRRMGIKVLPPDVNESDSNFTPVGTDIRFGLSAIRNVGVNVVGEIVAAREEKGRFSDFVDFIDKVSLPVCNKRVIESLSKAGSFDSMNHARRAIVAVHEQAVDEAIDLKRNEAHGQFDLFSMGDDDADEGEGNSRLTVTVPEIEEWDKATKLAHERDMLGLYVSDHPLFGVEHVLTNGSDCTIGQLLADEDRPDGSRVTIGGLVTAVQRKVNKRGDIYAIVTIEDLEGSIEVMMFSSAYQLHAHLLSNDAIVLMKGRIRRREDRVELSGDEVVVPDLTEGPSGPVVLTMPVNRCTPPVVDQLKDILTSHPGMTEVHLRLQARQKTTVMRIGDRFRVTPTSSLMADLKALLGPSCLAS, encoded by the coding sequence ATGGCGTCCGCCGACAGCTTCGTGCACCTGCACAACCACACCGAGTACTCCATGCTGGACGGCGCGGCGAGGATCGACGAACTGTTCAAAGCCGCAGCCGAGAAAGGTATGCCGGCCCTGGCAACGACGGACCATGGGTTCGTCTTCGGTGCGTACGAGTTCTGGCGGACCGCGCAGAAGTACGACGTCAAACCGATCATCGGCTGCGAGGCGTACCTCACGCCGGGAACCCACCGTACCGAGCGGCGCAGGGTGAAGTGGGGAGACGCCAGCAACAACAGCAGCGAGGATGTATCGGGCGGCGGCTCTTACACACACATGACCCTGCTCGCGAAGAACACCGGGGGTATGCACAACCTCTTCAAGATGGCCTCGCTGGCCAGTCTCGAGGGCTACTACTTCAAACCCCGGATGGATCGGGAGCTGCTGCAGACGTACGGCAAGGGTCTGATCGCGACAACTGGGTGCGTCGGCGGCGAGGTGCAAACCCGGCTGCGGCTCGGCCAGTACAAGGAGGCTGTCGAGGCAGCGGCCGAGTTCCGGGACATCTTCGGCGCGGAGAATTTCTACTGCGAAGTGATGGACCACGGCATCGACATCGAGCGGCGGACGCAGAATGACCTGCTCCGACTCGCCAAGGACCTCAACCTGCCGTTGGTAGCGACCAACGACCTGCACTACACGCACAAGGAGCACGCCCCCGCGCATGCGGCGTTGCTGTGCGTCCAGTCCGCATCGACCCTGTCGGACCCGAACCGGTTCAAGTTCGACGGTGACGAGTTCTACCTCAAGTCGCCGGAACAGATGCGCGAACTGTTCCGGGACCATCCCGAGGCGTGTGACAACACGCTGCTGATCGCGGAGCAGTGCGACGTCAGCTTCACCGAGGGCGAGGGCCGGTTCATGCCGCGCTTCCCCTGCCCGGAGGGGGAGAACGAGGAGTCCTGGTTCGTCAACCGGGTCGAGGTCGGCCTGCACGAGCGCTACCCGGGCGGGATCACCGACGAGATCCGCAAGCGGGCCGACTACGAGATCGAGATCGTCGTCTCCAAGGGGTACGCGGGCTACTTCCTGGTCGTCGCCGACTTCATCAACTGGGCCAAGAAGCAGGGCATCCGGGTCGGCCCGGGCCGTGGTTCGGGCGCCGGTTCGATCTGCGCGTACGCGATGCGGATCACCGACCTCGAGCCGCTGCGGCACGGGCTGATCTTCGAGCGCTTCCTGAACCCGGAGCGGATGTCGATGCCCGACTTCGACATCGACTTCGACGACCGCCGCCGCCCGGAGGTGATCCGGTACGTCTCCGACAAGTACGGCGACGACCGGGTCGCGATGATCGTCACCTACGGCACGATCAAGGCCAAGCAGGCGATCAAGGACGCCGGCCGGGTGCTGGACTACCCGTTCGCGATGGGCGACCGGATCACCAAGGCGATGCCGCCGACGGTGATGGGCAAGGACGTCCCGCTGTCCGGGATCTTCGACCCGCAGCACAAGCGGTACTCCGAGGCCGGCGAGTTCCGCCAGTTGTACGAGGCCGACCAGGACGTCCGCAAGATCGTCGACACCGCCCGCGGCCTGGAGAACCTGAAGCGCCAGTGGGGTGTGCACGCGGCCGGCGTGATCATGTCCAGCGAGCCGCTGATCGACCTGATCCCGATCATGCGCCGCGAGCAGGACGGCCAGATCATCACCCAGTTCGACTACCCGAGCTGCGAGACGCTCGGCCTGGTCAAGATGGACTTCCTCGGCCTGCGCAACCTGACGATCATGGACGACGCGGTCAAGAACATCGAGGCCGCGCACGGCATCACGATCGACCTCGACGCGCTGAGCCACAGTCTGGACGACGGTCCCACCTTCGACCTCCTCGGGCGCGGCGACACCCTCGGCGTCTTCCAGTTCGACGGCGGCCCGATGCGGGCGCTGCTGCGGCTGATGAAACCGGACAACTTCGAGGACATCTCCGCCGTCGGCGCGCTCTACCGGCCAGGCCCGATGGGCGCGAACTCGCACACCAACTACGCGCTGCGCAAGAACGGCCAGCAGGAGATCAGCTACCTGCACCCGGAGCTGGAAGAGGCGTTGAAGCCGATCCTGGGTCCGACCTATGGCCTGATCGTCTATCAGGAGCAGGTGCTGAAGATCGCTCAGGAGCTCGCGGGCTACAGCCTGGGCAAGGCGGACCTGCTCCGCAAGGCGATGGGCAAGAAGAAGAAGGAAGTCCTCGACGCCGAGTACGTCGGCTTCGAGGGCGGGATGAAGGACAACGGGTTCAGCGCGGCCTCGATCAAGGCGTTGTGGGACGTCCTGGTCCCGTTCTCCGACTACGCGTTCAACAAGGCGCACTCCGCGGCGTACGGTCTGGTGTCCTACTGGACGGCGTACCTGAAGGCCAACTACCCGGCGGAGTACATGGCCGCCGTCCTGACGTCCGTGAAGGACGACAAGGACAAGATGGCCATCTACCTGAACGAGTGCCGCCGGATGGGCATCAAGGTGCTGCCGCCGGACGTCAACGAGTCCGACTCGAACTTCACCCCGGTCGGTACCGACATCCGCTTCGGGCTGTCCGCGATCCGCAACGTCGGCGTGAACGTCGTCGGCGAGATCGTCGCGGCCCGCGAGGAGAAGGGCAGGTTCAGCGACTTCGTCGACTTCATCGACAAGGTGTCGCTTCCGGTCTGCAACAAGCGCGTGATCGAGTCACTTTCCAAGGCCGGCTCGTTCGACTCGATGAACCACGCACGGCGCGCGATCGTCGCGGTCCACGAACAGGCCGTCGACGAGGCCATCGACCTCAAGCGGAACGAGGCGCACGGGCAGTTCGACCTGTTCTCGATGGGTGACGACGACGCGGACGAGGGCGAGGGCAACAGCCGGCTGACCGTCACGGTCCCGGAGATCGAGGAGTGGGACAAGGCCACCAAGCTGGCTCACGAGCGCGACATGCTCGGGCTGTACGTGTCCGACCACCCGCTGTTCGGCGTCGAGCACGTGCTCACCAACGGCTCCGACTGCACGATCGGTCAGCTGCTCGCCGACGAGGACCGCCCGGACGGCAGCCGGGTGACGATCGGCGGCCTGGTCACCGCGGTCCAGCGGAAGGTGAACAAGCGCGGCGACATCTACGCGATCGTCACCATCGAGGACCTCGAAGGTTCGATCGAGGTGATGATGTTCTCCTCGGCGTACCAGCTGCACGCACATCTGCTCAGCAACGACGCGATCGTCCTGATGAAGGGCCGCATCCGGCGCCGCGAGGACCGGGTCGAGCTGAGCGGCGACGAGGTCGTCGTACCGGACCTCACCGAAGGCCCGAGCGGCCCGGTCGTCCTCACCATGCCGGTCAACCGCTGCACCCCACCGGTCGTCGACCAGCTGAAGGACATCCTGACCTCACACCCCGGCATGACCGAGGTCCACCTCCGCCTCCAGGCCCGCCAGAAAACCACCGTCATGCGCATCGGCGACCGCTTCCGCGTAACCCCCACCTCATCCCTGATGGCCGACCTCAAAGCCCTCCTGGGCCCCTCCTGCCTGGCCAGCTGA
- a CDS encoding DUF3352 domain-containing protein has protein sequence MSDQNQPPTYPGAGGQQPQYGPPQGQNFPPQQGRPGPQQPGRPGYPPPQGQQYGGPQQGGAQQGGPQYGQQYAQQGGSQYGQSAQGSYEQLRIGGQPPQGPGYGGPQQWQPEPKKKRGKLIPIIAALAMVLVVAGGGIFAYGKLGGGGKQPADVLPGTAVGYARIDLNPSAGQKVNAIRFMMKFPSVKDNLGLTGEQDDLRQKLFEQIKKSVGSDLADVDYDKDIKPWLGDRAGFAALPPAEGKSSPVPVVAVQVKNQDAANKGMDKLLAHQDKKPGRAFTDGYMILGEDQATVDAAVATAKDNPLSKNAKYKADMDKLGEQGFVSGWADIKAIASMSGKVDSGQLAGLGDATAAVALRFDSSYVELKGIAHGDKSVKVGSADAGDLVGKLPDSTAGAIAVSGGESLIDTAWQQVQKAGGQNLQPMIDRIAEETGLKLPDDLKTLAGKNLAVAMDKDTSNGPKVAIRLETDPSKAEPVVQKLTTLLRERSSANIPIETAKNNDTLVVATSKDYADEVLKGGNLGSTDGFKQALPDTRGAVMIGYVDFAAVGSLSPRVSDNKDLAALKSAGIVSRSTGDGEAEFTLRVVAK, from the coding sequence ATGTCCGACCAGAACCAGCCGCCGACGTACCCAGGTGCCGGCGGCCAGCAGCCGCAGTACGGTCCGCCCCAGGGCCAGAACTTCCCGCCGCAGCAGGGCCGTCCGGGTCCGCAGCAGCCGGGCCGGCCCGGCTACCCGCCGCCGCAGGGCCAGCAGTACGGCGGTCCGCAGCAGGGTGGTGCTCAGCAGGGTGGTCCGCAGTACGGCCAGCAGTACGCGCAGCAGGGCGGCTCGCAGTATGGGCAGTCGGCGCAGGGGTCGTACGAGCAGCTGCGCATCGGCGGGCAGCCGCCGCAGGGGCCTGGGTACGGCGGTCCGCAGCAGTGGCAGCCGGAGCCGAAGAAGAAGCGCGGCAAGCTGATCCCGATCATCGCGGCGCTCGCGATGGTGCTGGTGGTCGCCGGCGGAGGCATCTTTGCCTACGGCAAGCTCGGCGGCGGCGGTAAGCAGCCGGCCGACGTACTGCCGGGCACGGCGGTCGGGTACGCCCGCATCGACCTGAACCCGTCGGCCGGCCAGAAGGTCAACGCGATCCGGTTCATGATGAAGTTCCCGTCTGTGAAGGACAACCTCGGCCTCACCGGTGAGCAGGACGACCTGCGGCAGAAGCTGTTCGAGCAGATCAAGAAGTCGGTCGGCAGCGACCTCGCGGACGTCGACTACGACAAGGACATCAAGCCGTGGCTGGGGGACCGCGCCGGGTTCGCCGCGCTGCCGCCGGCCGAGGGCAAGAGCTCGCCGGTCCCGGTGGTCGCCGTCCAGGTGAAGAACCAGGACGCCGCGAACAAGGGCATGGACAAGCTGCTCGCCCACCAGGACAAGAAGCCGGGCCGCGCGTTCACCGACGGCTACATGATCCTCGGCGAGGACCAGGCGACCGTCGACGCGGCCGTGGCCACCGCGAAGGACAACCCGCTGAGCAAGAACGCCAAGTACAAGGCGGACATGGACAAGCTCGGCGAGCAGGGCTTCGTTTCCGGCTGGGCCGACATCAAGGCGATCGCGTCGATGAGCGGCAAGGTCGACTCCGGCCAGCTGGCCGGTCTCGGTGACGCGACCGCGGCGGTGGCGCTCCGGTTCGACTCGTCGTACGTCGAGCTGAAGGGCATCGCGCACGGCGACAAGAGCGTCAAGGTCGGCTCGGCCGACGCCGGCGACCTGGTCGGCAAGCTGCCGGACAGCACCGCGGGCGCGATCGCCGTCTCCGGTGGCGAGTCGCTGATCGACACCGCCTGGCAGCAGGTGCAGAAGGCGGGCGGGCAGAACCTGCAGCCGATGATCGACCGGATCGCCGAGGAGACCGGCCTGAAGCTGCCGGACGACCTGAAGACGCTGGCCGGCAAGAACCTCGCGGTCGCGATGGACAAGGACACCTCGAACGGCCCCAAGGTCGCGATCCGGCTGGAGACCGACCCGTCGAAGGCCGAGCCGGTGGTGCAGAAGCTGACCACGCTGCTCCGCGAGCGTTCGTCGGCGAACATCCCGATCGAGACCGCGAAGAACAACGACACGCTGGTGGTGGCGACCAGCAAGGACTACGCGGACGAGGTGCTGAAGGGCGGCAACCTCGGCTCGACGGACGGGTTCAAGCAGGCGCTGCCGGACACCAGGGGCGCGGTGATGATCGGGTACGTCGACTTCGCCGCCGTCGGGTCGCTGAGCCCGCGGGTCTCGGACAACAAGGACCTGGCCGCGCTGAAGTCGGCGGGGATCGTGTCCCGCTCGACCGGTGACGGCGAGGCCGAGTTCACGCTCCGGGTTGTTGCGAAGTAG